Proteins encoded within one genomic window of Gemmatimonadaceae bacterium:
- a CDS encoding glycosyltransferase family 4 protein, producing the protein MRILHIDSGREWRGGQRQVYLLARGQRAAGDEPIVIGQPEGPLVRRLRGVGAAASAVRMRGEWDLAAARRIRAQIRGWRPHIVHAHDARSHALAMAALIGVRGVPLVVTRRVINAPRGRLKYGSRVARFIAISAAVREALVTAGVDPRRVDVVHSGVPAPRVAAARDWRVELGWPADAVVCGIVGAMTAEKGIGILHDVAARLPDDVREHARLVLLGGHARGRESIEGLEAFRAGFVDEIHAAMAGLDILWHPSSAEGLGTSVIDAMALRVPPVAFAVGGLPELVDNEHSGLLVPAGNVAAFAAAVARLVRDAPAREQLAAAGPARAAEFSVERMIEGSRAAYARVL; encoded by the coding sequence ATGCGAATCCTGCACATCGACAGTGGGCGCGAGTGGCGTGGTGGCCAGCGGCAGGTCTACCTCCTGGCCCGCGGTCAGCGCGCTGCCGGGGACGAACCGATCGTGATCGGCCAGCCCGAAGGTCCGCTCGTCAGGCGACTGCGCGGGGTGGGCGCAGCGGCGAGCGCGGTGCGCATGCGCGGCGAATGGGATCTCGCGGCGGCCCGTCGGATCCGTGCCCAGATCCGCGGCTGGCGTCCGCACATCGTGCACGCGCATGATGCGCGGTCGCATGCCCTCGCGATGGCGGCGCTCATCGGTGTGCGCGGCGTGCCACTCGTGGTCACGCGCCGAGTGATCAACGCGCCACGCGGTCGACTCAAGTACGGTTCGCGCGTCGCACGCTTCATCGCCATCTCCGCGGCCGTGCGCGAGGCCCTCGTCACCGCGGGCGTGGATCCGCGACGCGTCGATGTGGTGCACTCGGGCGTGCCCGCTCCGCGTGTTGCCGCCGCGCGTGACTGGCGTGTTGAGCTGGGCTGGCCCGCCGACGCCGTGGTCTGCGGCATCGTGGGTGCGATGACCGCCGAGAAGGGCATCGGCATCCTGCACGACGTCGCGGCCCGCCTTCCCGACGATGTCCGTGAACATGCCCGCCTCGTGCTCCTTGGCGGACACGCCAGGGGCCGCGAGTCCATCGAGGGACTCGAAGCGTTCCGCGCGGGGTTCGTCGACGAGATCCACGCCGCCATGGCCGGCCTCGACATCCTGTGGCACCCGTCGAGCGCCGAGGGCCTGGGCACCAGCGTGATCGATGCCATGGCGCTGCGCGTGCCTCCGGTCGCCTTCGCGGTCGGTGGACTACCCGAGTTGGTCGACAACGAACACTCGGGACTCCTCGTCCCCGCAGGAAACGTCGCCGCATTCGCGGCCGCGGTCGCGCGCCTCGTCCGCGATGCGCCCGCCCGGGAGCAGCTCGCGGCCGCTGGGCCCGCGAGAGCCGCGGAGTTCAGCGTCGAGCGCATGATCGAGGGATCGCGCGCCGCTTACGCCCGGGTGCTGTAG
- a CDS encoding ABC transporter permease: MTAFLLRRILMGVATVFAVTTLTFVLLHAAPGEPYAAILEDARFDPAQRAAFRERHGLDDPVPLQYVKYLGRVARGDLGESFVSRRPVISVIAERLPRTLLLMGTALALGAALGVAVGAWQANREGSPGDRATGALTVALTSVPDFWIAIALLLTLGLELRWFPITGMTDAAMHDFMSPLGKVGDIAYHLVLPALSLVLIVGAVVARFQRSAVLEVLPEDYVRTARAKGVAPRQLLYRHALRNALLPTITLIGLSLPALVGGAVFVERIFAWPGIGDLAVASIGGRDYFVVLGVTLIGSVVVVVAGILTDLAYAAVDPRTGHG, encoded by the coding sequence ATGACGGCGTTCCTGCTGCGGCGGATCCTGATGGGCGTGGCCACGGTGTTCGCCGTGACGACGCTGACGTTTGTCCTGCTGCACGCCGCGCCCGGCGAGCCGTACGCCGCGATTCTCGAGGACGCGCGCTTCGACCCGGCACAGCGCGCGGCATTCCGGGAGCGCCACGGCCTGGATGATCCGGTCCCGTTGCAGTATGTGAAGTACCTGGGCCGCGTGGCGCGCGGCGACCTTGGCGAGTCCTTCGTCAGTCGCCGGCCCGTGATCAGCGTGATCGCCGAACGGCTGCCGCGCACGCTGCTGCTCATGGGCACGGCGCTGGCCCTGGGTGCCGCGTTAGGCGTGGCCGTGGGCGCGTGGCAGGCGAACCGCGAAGGATCGCCCGGAGACCGCGCCACCGGCGCACTCACCGTCGCCCTCACCTCCGTCCCCGACTTCTGGATCGCCATCGCGCTCCTGCTGACGCTTGGCCTCGAACTTCGCTGGTTCCCCATCACCGGCATGACGGACGCGGCCATGCACGACTTCATGTCGCCGCTCGGAAAGGTCGGCGACATCGCCTATCACCTCGTTCTGCCGGCCCTGTCCCTCGTCCTCATCGTCGGCGCGGTCGTTGCGCGCTTTCAGCGGAGCGCCGTGCTCGAGGTACTCCCCGAGGACTACGTACGCACCGCACGCGCCAAAGGGGTCGCCCCACGGCAGCTCCTCTATCGCCACGCACTGCGGAACGCGCTGCTCCCCACGATCACGCTCATCGGCTTGTCGCTCCCGGCACTCGTCGGCGGCGCCGTCTTCGTCGAGCGTATCTTCGCCTGGCCCGGGATCGGCGACCTGGCCGTCGCCTCGATCGGTGGCCGCGACTATTTCGTGGTCCTCGGCGTCACGCTGATCGGGAGCGTCGTGGTCGTCGTGGCTGGCATCCTCACCGACCTGGCCTACGCCGCCGTCGATCCGCGCACCGGGCATGGCTGA
- a CDS encoding glycosyltransferase family 2 protein: protein MLYICIPVHNEAPTIGVLLWKIRAVFQEYSREYEILVYDDGSTDSTAETLAGYARALPLTVLGGSTRVGYAGALAALFQAASQRTRYARRDAVITLQGDFTDPPERIPEFVRRFEGGADIVVGEDNAAAGAHPAPIRRMRQLAPLALRAFVKTPGISDPFGTFRLYRVSVIRDALKAPGSTPLVQSIGWAANVDLLLSLVPHARRVESVPLEPRYDLRPRQTRIRPFADAWSLLRFSRAARARSLPALPARE, encoded by the coding sequence GTGCTCTACATCTGCATCCCGGTCCACAACGAGGCGCCGACCATCGGGGTCCTCCTCTGGAAGATTCGCGCGGTCTTTCAGGAGTATTCTCGCGAGTACGAAATCCTCGTGTATGACGACGGGAGTACCGACAGCACGGCGGAAACGCTCGCCGGCTACGCGCGCGCGCTCCCGCTGACCGTGCTCGGTGGTTCCACCCGCGTGGGATACGCGGGCGCGCTCGCCGCACTGTTCCAGGCCGCCTCGCAGCGCACGCGGTACGCCCGCCGGGACGCGGTGATCACCCTGCAGGGCGACTTCACCGATCCGCCGGAACGCATTCCGGAGTTTGTTCGACGCTTTGAAGGCGGTGCGGACATCGTCGTCGGCGAGGACAACGCCGCCGCTGGCGCCCACCCTGCACCGATCCGGCGCATGCGGCAGCTCGCCCCGCTGGCTCTGCGGGCCTTCGTGAAGACGCCGGGCATCAGCGACCCGTTCGGTACGTTCCGCCTCTATCGCGTGTCGGTCATTCGCGATGCGCTCAAGGCGCCTGGCAGCACGCCGCTGGTTCAGTCCATCGGATGGGCGGCCAACGTCGACCTGCTGCTCTCGCTCGTCCCGCACGCCCGGCGCGTGGAGAGCGTGCCACTCGAGCCACGGTACGACCTGCGGCCGCGCCAGACGCGCATCCGACCGTTTGCCGACGCCTGGAGCCTGCTGCGCTTCAGCCGCGCGGCGCGTGCCCGTTCGCTCCCGGCCCTGCCGGCCCGGGAGTAA
- a CDS encoding BamA/TamA family outer membrane protein, with amino-acid sequence MAAPALVQAQGTRSQARCAGQLVTDVVVRSEGPDYGGAFARSRTLGSLLVRLHTPTSPSVIRNYLLLRKGDRCSALRRSESERLLRAMPFIADATVTAYQDGDGVRLEVVTVDEPSMVGNLGITSEAPWVSRLTLGNANLLGNGVYTSGQWRSGGYYRDSYAMRYTNYQLFERPYQLDLRWARREVGSEWTARVSDPFLTEVQRVAWRVSMGQSSDYSPFRRPDTLAAVLRVKREFMDAGALTRFGPPGRRGLVGLQFSVEDVEPGRGAVVITSNGIVPETVPDLEGVYAPWRSVRLNALLGFRRLRFRRVDGFDALSGSQDLRTGIQVSGTLGRSLPTSRGIARHETFARAESFLGVAWSGMYAAVEAQLEARRRAVTGWEDVLSSGRAAWYVKPHPRHLITADLSWSSVPDARIPVQLALGDRRGGLRGYADSWLAGGTRMVGRLEERWRVASIGGTANAAIGLFTDVGSVVAGDVPLGVSSGMRQSVGASLILAVPAKSQRMWRVDFAFPTDRRDGARFELRLTSEDRTQSFWRVPNDILSARERGVPQSIHRWP; translated from the coding sequence GTGGCTGCTCCTGCGCTCGTGCAGGCGCAGGGCACGCGGTCGCAGGCGCGCTGCGCCGGACAACTGGTCACGGATGTGGTGGTGCGGTCCGAAGGGCCGGACTACGGTGGCGCGTTCGCGCGCTCGCGCACCCTCGGCTCGCTCCTGGTGCGACTGCACACGCCGACGTCGCCGTCGGTGATCCGCAACTACCTGTTGCTCAGGAAGGGCGATCGGTGCTCAGCGCTGCGGCGGTCGGAGAGCGAGCGGCTGCTTCGTGCGATGCCGTTCATTGCCGATGCCACGGTCACGGCGTACCAGGATGGGGACGGCGTGCGGCTCGAGGTCGTGACCGTCGACGAGCCGTCGATGGTCGGGAACCTTGGCATCACGAGCGAAGCGCCCTGGGTGTCGCGCCTCACCCTCGGGAACGCCAACCTCCTGGGGAACGGCGTGTACACGTCGGGGCAGTGGCGGAGCGGTGGGTACTACCGCGATTCGTACGCAATGCGCTACACCAACTACCAGCTGTTCGAGCGACCCTACCAGCTGGACTTGCGCTGGGCGCGTCGCGAGGTGGGCAGCGAGTGGACGGCGCGCGTGAGCGACCCGTTCCTGACCGAGGTCCAGCGCGTGGCGTGGCGCGTCTCGATGGGGCAGAGCAGCGACTACTCGCCATTTCGTCGTCCCGACACGCTCGCGGCGGTGCTGCGGGTGAAACGCGAGTTCATGGACGCCGGTGCGCTCACCCGTTTCGGCCCGCCCGGTCGCCGCGGACTCGTCGGCCTGCAGTTTTCCGTCGAGGACGTCGAGCCGGGACGAGGCGCGGTGGTGATCACGTCAAACGGGATCGTGCCGGAGACGGTTCCCGACCTCGAGGGCGTGTACGCGCCGTGGCGGAGCGTGCGACTGAACGCGCTGCTTGGATTCCGGCGCCTCCGCTTCCGGCGCGTCGATGGATTCGACGCGTTGAGCGGGTCGCAGGACTTGCGCACCGGTATCCAGGTGAGTGGGACCCTGGGCCGCAGCCTGCCGACCTCGCGGGGTATCGCTCGCCACGAGACCTTTGCGCGGGCGGAGAGTTTCCTTGGCGTGGCGTGGAGCGGGATGTACGCCGCGGTCGAGGCGCAACTCGAGGCACGGCGACGGGCGGTGACGGGTTGGGAGGACGTGTTGAGCAGCGGCCGCGCGGCGTGGTACGTCAAGCCACATCCTCGCCACCTGATTACGGCAGACCTGAGTTGGTCATCGGTCCCGGACGCGCGGATCCCGGTGCAACTCGCCCTCGGGGATCGGCGCGGCGGCCTGCGTGGCTATGCCGACAGCTGGCTCGCGGGGGGCACGAGGATGGTCGGGCGCCTGGAAGAACGCTGGCGCGTGGCCAGCATCGGCGGGACGGCAAATGCGGCCATCGGGCTGTTCACCGATGTGGGATCGGTGGTGGCGGGCGACGTCCCCCTGGGTGTGTCGAGCGGCATGCGGCAGTCCGTCGGCGCGTCGCTCATCCTGGCGGTACCGGCCAAGTCACAGCGCATGTGGCGCGTGGACTTTGCCTTCCCGACCGACCGCCGCGATGGCGCCAGGTTTGAACTCCGCCTGACGAGCGAAGATCGTACGCAGTCGTTCTGGCGCGTACCGAACGACATTCTCTCCGCGCGTGAGCGCGGTGTCCCCCAGTCGATCCATCGGTGGCCGTGA
- a CDS encoding ABC transporter ATP-binding protein, which produces MTASPGPAPLLRVENLRTFFHTRGGIARAVDGVSFEVMPGETIGIVGESGSGKSVTALSLLRLIDPPGRIEDGSRIVFEGRDLLAATEEEVRRVRGNRMSMVFQEPMTALNPVFTIGDQVAEVARVHDGASRRAAWERAVEMLSLVGIPSPRERASQYPHEMSGGMRQRVLIAMALVMNPALLIADEPTTALDVTIQAQILELLADVQQRFGTAILLITHDLGVVAEVASRALVMYGGQVVERAPVRELFSAPRHPYTQGLLRAMPRVGMGRDRLVTIPGTVPAPTAWPTGCRFRDRCPLAFDRCATEHPGLPDGAHAARCHLAETGAPVAFAERA; this is translated from the coding sequence ATGACCGCCTCCCCGGGGCCCGCCCCGCTCCTTCGCGTCGAAAACCTCCGCACGTTCTTCCACACGCGAGGAGGAATCGCGCGCGCCGTCGACGGCGTGTCCTTCGAGGTGATGCCCGGGGAGACGATCGGGATCGTCGGCGAGTCGGGCAGCGGCAAGTCGGTGACCGCGCTCTCGCTCCTGCGACTGATCGATCCACCGGGTCGCATCGAGGACGGCAGCCGCATCGTCTTCGAGGGCCGCGACTTGCTCGCGGCCACGGAAGAGGAGGTGCGCCGGGTGCGCGGCAACCGCATGTCGATGGTGTTCCAGGAGCCGATGACGGCACTCAACCCCGTCTTCACGATCGGGGACCAGGTGGCCGAGGTGGCCCGCGTGCACGACGGCGCGTCGCGGAGGGCGGCATGGGAACGTGCGGTCGAGATGTTGTCGCTGGTTGGTATCCCCTCGCCCCGCGAGCGCGCCTCGCAGTACCCGCACGAGATGTCGGGTGGGATGCGACAGCGCGTCCTGATCGCGATGGCGCTGGTGATGAACCCGGCACTGCTCATCGCCGACGAGCCGACGACCGCCCTCGACGTCACCATCCAGGCGCAGATCCTCGAGCTGCTCGCCGACGTGCAGCAGCGCTTTGGCACCGCGATTCTCCTGATCACGCACGATCTCGGCGTGGTCGCCGAAGTGGCGTCGCGGGCGCTGGTGATGTACGGCGGACAGGTGGTGGAACGCGCCCCGGTGCGGGAACTGTTTTCGGCGCCCCGGCACCCGTACACACAGGGGCTGCTACGCGCGATGCCGCGCGTCGGCATGGGACGCGACCGGCTGGTGACGATCCCGGGCACGGTGCCCGCGCCGACCGCATGGCCGACGGGGTGTCGCTTTCGTGATCGCTGCCCGCTCGCCTTCGACCGCTGCGCCACGGAGCACCCCGGCCTCCCCGACGGCGCCCATGCCGCCCGTTGCCACCTCGCCGAGACCGGTGCGCCGGTCGCGTTCGCCGAGCGCGCATGA
- a CDS encoding ATP-binding cassette domain-containing protein — MSAGPAAARAPLLSVRNLAMHFPVRSGLFGRTTGVVRAVDGVSLDVFAGETLGVVGESGCGKTTLGRSILRLIEPTAGTIEFDGVDFRALKGAALRRMRRHLQIIFQDPFSSLNPRLTVGTTIREGLLVHRIAEGADADARVARLLDEVGLQPAYATRYPHEFSGGQRQRIGIARALAVEPRLIVCDEPVSALDVSVQAQVINLLKDLQRDRGLAYLFIAHDLSVVEHMADRVAVMYLGRVMELARAADLYREPLMPYTQALLSAVPVPDPERSRTRIVLAGDPPSPANPPSGCVFHPRCHHPAKDASCGVIVPPLEEKAPQHWCACIKQPPTIVPWETQERAGASHRPTRHLPEQAIHHRV, encoded by the coding sequence ATGAGCGCCGGTCCTGCGGCCGCGCGCGCGCCGCTCCTCTCGGTTCGCAACCTCGCGATGCATTTCCCGGTTCGCTCCGGATTGTTCGGGCGGACCACCGGCGTGGTACGCGCGGTCGACGGCGTGTCCCTCGATGTGTTCGCGGGCGAGACGCTCGGTGTCGTGGGCGAGTCCGGCTGCGGCAAGACCACGTTGGGGCGCTCGATCCTTCGCCTGATCGAGCCTACCGCCGGCACCATCGAGTTCGATGGTGTGGACTTTCGCGCCCTCAAGGGCGCCGCCCTCCGCCGCATGCGGCGCCACCTGCAGATCATCTTCCAGGATCCCTTTTCGTCGCTCAATCCGCGCCTCACGGTGGGCACGACGATCAGGGAGGGCCTGCTGGTGCACCGCATCGCCGAGGGCGCGGATGCCGACGCCCGCGTGGCACGTCTGCTCGACGAAGTGGGTCTCCAGCCGGCGTACGCCACGCGATACCCGCACGAGTTCTCCGGCGGCCAGCGACAGCGCATCGGCATCGCGCGCGCACTCGCCGTCGAACCGCGTCTCATCGTCTGCGACGAGCCGGTGTCGGCGCTCGACGTCTCGGTCCAGGCCCAGGTCATCAACCTGCTCAAGGACCTGCAGCGGGATCGCGGACTCGCCTACCTCTTCATTGCGCACGACCTCTCGGTGGTGGAGCACATGGCCGATCGTGTGGCGGTCATGTACCTCGGGCGCGTGATGGAGCTGGCCCGTGCGGCCGACCTCTACCGCGAGCCGCTGATGCCGTACACGCAGGCGCTGCTCTCGGCGGTTCCCGTACCCGATCCTGAGCGATCGCGCACACGAATCGTCCTGGCGGGCGATCCTCCGTCGCCGGCCAATCCGCCGTCCGGCTGCGTGTTTCACCCTCGCTGTCACCACCCCGCAAAGGACGCGAGCTGCGGCGTCATCGTGCCTCCGCTCGAGGAGAAGGCGCCGCAGCACTGGTGCGCCTGCATCAAGCAGCCGCCGACCATCGTGCCCTGGGAGACCCAGGAGCGTGCGGGCGCCAGCCATCGTCCCACGCGACACCTTCCCGAGCAGGCCATTCATCACCGTGTGTGA
- a CDS encoding DUF3108 domain-containing protein — MLRRALATLALLVPVESRAQAIGAPPAASSVPFQVGERLAYEVRFGKLRVGEGVMELIDSESIRGRDTWHTRFRIRGGVPFYRVDDVLESWIDKAEFHSLRFVQDLEEGGRLRERRYEFFPDRKVFRENDGEEEPSVEQPLDDGSFLYFVRTLPLEVGATYTFDRYFRPDRNPVVVKVLGRERVKVPAGTFETLVLQPVIKSKGVFSERGEARVWISDDPRRIMVQMKTKTKIGSLNLYLTSVRLTTAPTG, encoded by the coding sequence GTGCTGCGGCGCGCCCTGGCGACCCTCGCCCTGCTCGTGCCCGTGGAGTCGCGCGCGCAGGCGATCGGCGCTCCCCCCGCGGCATCCTCCGTGCCGTTCCAGGTCGGTGAGCGGCTCGCGTACGAAGTGCGGTTCGGCAAACTCCGGGTCGGCGAGGGCGTCATGGAACTCATCGACAGCGAGTCGATTCGCGGCCGCGACACCTGGCATACGCGATTCCGCATCCGTGGCGGCGTCCCGTTCTATCGCGTCGACGACGTGCTCGAGAGCTGGATCGACAAGGCAGAGTTCCACTCGCTCCGGTTCGTGCAGGACCTCGAAGAAGGCGGCCGCCTCCGCGAACGCCGCTACGAGTTCTTCCCCGACCGAAAGGTCTTTCGCGAGAACGACGGAGAGGAAGAGCCCAGCGTGGAGCAGCCCCTCGATGACGGGTCCTTCCTCTACTTCGTGCGCACGCTGCCGCTCGAAGTCGGCGCGACCTACACGTTCGACCGCTATTTCCGCCCGGACCGCAACCCGGTGGTGGTCAAGGTCCTCGGGCGGGAGCGCGTGAAGGTGCCGGCGGGAACGTTCGAGACACTCGTCCTGCAGCCGGTCATCAAGTCGAAAGGCGTCTTTTCCGAGCGGGGCGAAGCGCGCGTCTGGATATCGGATGATCCGCGCCGCATCATGGTGCAGATGAAGACCAAGACGAAGATCGGCTCCCTCAACCTGTACCTGACATCCGTCCGCCTGACGACCGCACCGACAGGTTAG
- a CDS encoding ABC transporter permease — protein sequence MADTPAVAAFAIAPPRTLGAETVGTARDYWRAITDDTAGRAALGFLALLGILAIAAPWIATYDPTTPIGLETLKLKPPSWSHPLGTDAISRDVLSRMLHGARISLRIALLAAGLSGIVGLVWGAAAGYLGGTVDAVLMRLVDMMLAVPRVLLVLTLIPLWPDMSTDGLILVLGLTGWFGVSRLARAQALGVRHRDFVHAARALGASRLVVLVRHVMPHAIGPVLVATTVGIGHVLVLEAGLTYLGLGVRPPTPSWGSIVAESWETLQIAWWLVASSGAALIGTSLAVNAIADRLRVAIHPRQLPGR from the coding sequence ATGGCTGATACGCCGGCGGTGGCCGCCTTCGCCATCGCGCCGCCGCGCACTCTCGGCGCCGAAACCGTCGGCACCGCGCGTGACTACTGGCGAGCCATCACCGACGACACCGCGGGTCGCGCGGCCCTGGGGTTCCTTGCGCTGCTCGGCATCCTCGCGATCGCGGCGCCCTGGATCGCCACGTACGACCCGACCACTCCGATCGGGCTCGAGACGCTCAAGCTCAAGCCGCCCTCGTGGTCGCATCCGCTGGGGACGGATGCCATCAGTCGCGACGTGCTGAGCCGGATGCTCCATGGCGCGCGCATCTCCCTGCGCATTGCCCTCCTCGCGGCGGGCCTCTCCGGCATCGTCGGGCTCGTGTGGGGGGCGGCGGCCGGCTACCTCGGCGGCACCGTGGATGCGGTGCTCATGCGCCTGGTGGACATGATGCTCGCCGTGCCGCGCGTCCTGCTCGTGCTCACGCTGATCCCGCTGTGGCCCGACATGTCGACCGATGGCCTGATTCTCGTCCTCGGACTCACCGGGTGGTTCGGCGTCAGCCGCCTGGCGCGGGCGCAGGCGCTCGGCGTCAGGCATCGCGACTTCGTGCATGCGGCGCGGGCGCTCGGCGCTTCACGACTTGTCGTACTCGTCAGGCATGTGATGCCACACGCCATCGGTCCCGTGCTGGTGGCGACAACCGTCGGCATCGGTCACGTCCTTGTCCTCGAGGCCGGTCTCACCTACCTCGGACTGGGAGTGAGGCCTCCAACCCCTTCCTGGGGAAGCATTGTGGCCGAATCGTGGGAAACGCTCCAGATCGCGTGGTGGCTCGTCGCGTCGTCCGGCGCGGCCCTCATCGGCACGTCCCTCGCGGTGAACGCGATTGCCGACCGCTTGCGCGTCGCAATCCACCCGCGCCAGCTTCCCGGCCGATGA
- a CDS encoding peptide MFS transporter: MPPTPSQPPAADPAYAPFTGDRGFFGHPRGLSTLFFTEMWERFSYYGIRPLLVLYMTAAVTSGGFGFERAEASSIVGIYAASVYLASLPGGWVADRWLGLQRAVWFGGIFIAAGHLAIALSIVFAHSAFFIGLVLIVMGTGLLKGNVAAIVGELYPAGGARRDAGFSIFYMGINSGALIAPIVTGFLGERVGWHFGFGAAGIAMFIGLFVFRARAAATLGPIGRDPSGTPAQQARVRSITLLVAALIAGLVLLGLFGVVRFSPVAIASNMTTVMLSMSALYFLYLFFGAGLTGEEKKRILVVVVLFIFSMIFWAAFEQSPTSLNLFARDFTERQLGGWEIPASWFQSIEPFFVVTLAPAMAALWIWLEKRGFNLSSPSKFAFGLASAGIGFVAMLVAANAVLASGGALRVSPLWLVFCFFTHGVGELALSPVGLSSMTSLAPRRLIGQMMGVWYTSIALGNLFAGIVGGSVDPSQLEQAPLLFKRTAISLFIASAILLALVIPIRRLTQARTGSGSQGG, from the coding sequence ATGCCTCCGACCCCCAGCCAGCCCCCCGCCGCCGATCCTGCGTACGCCCCCTTCACCGGCGACCGTGGCTTCTTCGGTCACCCGCGCGGGCTCTCGACGCTCTTCTTCACGGAGATGTGGGAGCGCTTTTCGTACTACGGGATCCGCCCGCTGCTGGTGCTCTACATGACGGCAGCGGTAACGAGCGGCGGCTTCGGGTTCGAGCGGGCCGAGGCCTCGTCGATCGTCGGCATCTACGCCGCCTCCGTTTACCTGGCCTCACTCCCGGGCGGATGGGTCGCCGACCGATGGCTGGGCCTGCAGCGCGCCGTCTGGTTCGGCGGCATCTTCATCGCCGCGGGGCACCTCGCGATCGCGCTCTCCATCGTCTTTGCCCACAGTGCCTTCTTCATCGGCCTGGTGCTCATCGTGATGGGCACCGGGCTGCTCAAGGGGAACGTGGCGGCCATCGTCGGTGAGCTGTACCCGGCCGGCGGCGCCCGTCGCGATGCCGGATTCTCGATCTTCTACATGGGGATCAACTCCGGCGCCCTCATCGCGCCCATCGTGACCGGGTTTCTCGGCGAGCGGGTCGGCTGGCACTTCGGCTTCGGCGCCGCGGGCATCGCGATGTTCATCGGCCTGTTCGTCTTCCGCGCACGCGCCGCAGCTACCCTTGGGCCGATCGGTCGAGACCCGTCGGGCACGCCGGCCCAGCAGGCGCGCGTGCGCTCCATCACGCTCCTCGTCGCCGCCCTCATCGCGGGCCTCGTCCTCCTCGGCCTCTTCGGTGTCGTGCGCTTCAGCCCCGTGGCCATCGCCTCGAACATGACGACGGTGATGCTTTCCATGTCGGCGCTGTATTTCCTCTACCTGTTCTTCGGGGCCGGACTCACCGGCGAGGAAAAGAAGCGCATTCTCGTTGTGGTGGTCCTCTTCATCTTCTCGATGATTTTCTGGGCCGCCTTCGAGCAGTCCCCGACCTCGCTCAACCTGTTTGCGCGCGACTTCACCGAACGGCAGCTCGGCGGTTGGGAGATCCCGGCCTCGTGGTTCCAGTCCATCGAGCCCTTCTTCGTGGTGACGCTCGCACCGGCCATGGCCGCGCTCTGGATCTGGCTCGAGAAGCGCGGGTTCAACCTCTCCAGTCCCTCCAAGTTCGCCTTTGGTCTCGCCTCAGCAGGCATCGGCTTTGTCGCGATGCTCGTCGCGGCCAACGCCGTCCTCGCCAGCGGTGGCGCGCTCAGGGTCTCGCCCCTCTGGCTCGTGTTCTGCTTCTTCACGCATGGCGTGGGCGAACTCGCGCTGTCGCCGGTGGGACTCAGCTCCATGACGAGCCTCGCACCGCGACGCCTGATCGGTCAGATGATGGGCGTGTGGTACACCTCGATTGCGCTGGGCAACCTCTTCGCCGGCATTGTCGGCGGCAGTGTCGACCCCAGCCAGCTCGAACAGGCCCCGCTGCTCTTCAAGCGCACCGCGATCTCGCTGTTCATCGCCAGCGCCATCCTGCTCGCCCTGGTCATCCCCATCCGTCGTCTCACGCAGGCGCGAACCGGGTCCGGCTCGCAGGGCGGTTGA